The Desulfosporosinus acidiphilus SJ4 genome has a window encoding:
- a CDS encoding ABC transporter ATP-binding protein — protein sequence MSSGKILELHNIRYVNLLKDVTFDWQQGEVIALMGINGAGKSTLARLIAGLLLPESGEIRMRQNGTYLQWEKLKRWQEIGYVGQHPRRQTIGATVAEELGFGQINLGLDRKTVRDRVKELTVQIGLKGKENQSPATLSGGERQRLVIAAILALNPSFLILDEALSMLDAKAQETILELLRNMRLKTGQLWITHDPELARQADRLLVLNQGAIADWGNPAEAFKYHYEELSLFDKRTVHLKQASLQARPGHESCKPVLEWEDADYNSRLRINNYIKPGEFIAVVGSSGAGKTTILESVFGFILPAKGRLSVFGKGMGKGNVNELRRKVGYVLQEAGEYLLGTSVFKEIFRETKNSVVNSLTEEQGLYLEGYEISLSLAWSSPERLSGGERQKVALAAAMRTVPEILLLDEPLLGLDAKSKVSIQTLIFALRGVTILFVTHDLRDVLGAADRIWLVENGALTLDCSAEEWTNFRDQFVRSGVRC from the coding sequence ATGAGCTCGGGAAAAATTCTTGAACTTCATAATATTAGGTACGTGAACTTGCTTAAGGATGTAACCTTTGACTGGCAGCAGGGGGAAGTCATTGCTCTGATGGGTATAAATGGTGCCGGTAAGTCGACCTTAGCTCGCCTGATTGCCGGATTGCTCTTGCCAGAGAGTGGGGAGATCCGCATGCGGCAAAACGGAACCTATCTTCAGTGGGAGAAGCTTAAGCGTTGGCAGGAGATAGGTTATGTCGGTCAGCACCCCAGACGACAGACCATTGGGGCCACAGTTGCCGAAGAGTTGGGCTTTGGTCAAATAAACCTCGGTTTAGACCGAAAGACGGTACGTGACAGAGTTAAGGAATTAACAGTTCAGATAGGGCTCAAGGGCAAGGAGAATCAGTCTCCCGCAACATTATCCGGAGGAGAGCGCCAACGGCTTGTCATAGCCGCAATCTTAGCGCTAAACCCTTCCTTTTTAATTTTAGATGAAGCCCTCAGCATGCTCGACGCTAAGGCGCAGGAAACAATTTTAGAACTATTAAGAAACATGCGGCTTAAAACAGGACAATTGTGGATTACCCATGATCCGGAGTTGGCAAGGCAAGCGGATCGTTTGCTGGTCCTTAACCAAGGAGCAATTGCAGACTGGGGCAACCCTGCAGAGGCTTTTAAGTACCACTATGAAGAGCTTTCGCTTTTTGACAAAAGAACAGTTCATCTAAAGCAGGCTTCTTTGCAGGCAAGACCAGGGCATGAGTCGTGCAAACCGGTTTTAGAATGGGAAGACGCCGATTATAATTCGCGTTTGAGGATAAATAACTACATAAAACCCGGCGAATTTATAGCCGTCGTGGGCTCCTCAGGCGCCGGAAAAACTACGATTTTAGAAAGTGTTTTTGGTTTTATCCTGCCGGCAAAAGGGCGGCTATCCGTCTTCGGAAAAGGAATGGGCAAAGGTAATGTCAACGAATTGCGGCGAAAGGTGGGTTATGTCCTGCAAGAAGCGGGGGAATATCTGCTCGGCACCAGTGTGTTCAAGGAAATATTTCGTGAGACAAAGAATTCTGTGGTTAACTCCCTTACCGAAGAGCAGGGTTTATACCTGGAAGGGTATGAAATTTCATTATCATTAGCCTGGAGTTCTCCTGAGCGACTTAGCGGCGGAGAGCGACAAAAAGTCGCACTTGCAGCAGCGATGCGAACTGTACCGGAGATTCTTCTTCTGGACGAACCTCTGCTTGGCCTGGATGCCAAAAGCAAGGTGAGTATTCAGACACTCATATTTGCACTTAGGGGCGTTACAATTCTTTTCGTAACCCATGATCTTCGGGATGTGCTAGGAGCTGCCGATCGGATTTGGCTCGTGGAGAATGGAGCATTAACTCTTGATTGCTCCGCGGAAGAATGGACAAACTTTCGGGACCAATTTGTCCGTTCCGGGGTGCGTTGTTGA
- a CDS encoding energy-coupling factor transporter transmembrane component T family protein has protein sequence MMDQELYWHSDSILHRLDPRLKVGGLAILSLLLTLTHWQGLALTSAMLIGLVLINHAPLKMFRGMTLVLLWLGLFYCFAAGWTWSESASFWQGHWSQAGLIQAMIMLWRIALVFTLTRLFAAVTLPMEQGLGIIYFFAPLTRFSSRAAEFALLLTMTLRFIPLLLEEGSLIWKARLIKGNWPDSWLRRSWEIVQMIVPIILISLKRAEELGENMIARGYGSGSVQSFLFHERTVIDFWCGFIMALWGLLLLIWH, from the coding sequence ATGATGGATCAGGAGCTTTATTGGCATAGCGACAGCATTCTGCATCGGTTGGATCCCAGATTAAAAGTGGGAGGACTGGCAATTTTGTCACTGCTTTTGACGTTGACTCATTGGCAGGGTTTAGCTCTCACTTCAGCCATGCTGATTGGTTTAGTGTTGATTAATCATGCTCCTCTCAAGATGTTTCGAGGGATGACTTTGGTTCTTCTATGGCTGGGGCTATTTTATTGTTTTGCAGCAGGATGGACCTGGAGTGAATCAGCTTCTTTTTGGCAGGGGCATTGGTCGCAGGCAGGATTAATACAAGCTATGATCATGCTTTGGCGAATAGCTTTAGTATTTACCTTAACCCGGCTTTTTGCGGCGGTAACGTTACCCATGGAACAAGGTCTTGGAATTATTTACTTTTTTGCTCCCCTCACCCGTTTCTCCTCTAGGGCGGCAGAATTTGCTCTTTTACTGACCATGACCTTGCGGTTTATACCGCTTCTTTTAGAAGAAGGGTCTTTGATTTGGAAGGCGAGATTGATCAAGGGAAATTGGCCTGACTCATGGCTGCGGCGATCCTGGGAAATCGTGCAGATGATAGTTCCAATAATCCTTATCAGTCTTAAGCGGGCTGAAGAACTTGGCGAAAATATGATAGCCCGCGGCTATGGTTCAGGAAGCGTTCAATCATTTTTGTTTCATGAGAGAACGGTTATAGACTTTTGGTGTGGATTTATCATGGCCTTGTGGGGATTACTGCTCTTAATCTGGCACTAA